In Arachis hypogaea cultivar Tifrunner chromosome 2, arahy.Tifrunner.gnm2.J5K5, whole genome shotgun sequence, a genomic segment contains:
- the LOC112728713 gene encoding uncharacterized protein, translating to MPGTVVVLRTSPVRVGGQVDDSQAYFYRLFWTFPPCIEAFRHCKPLVCIDGTHLYGKYGGALFVAIAQDGNSNILPVVFALVEDRHNGIKAALEAPDGGWLPPAAYRAFCIRHVAANFALAFKGKDARRLLVNAAYAKIEVNFDYWFDILRSEDPAMCE from the exons atgcctggtactgttgTAGTCCTTAGGACGAGCCCTGTTCGAGTTGGGGGCCAGGTGGACGACTCGCAAGCTTATTTTTACCGACTGTTCTGGACGTTTCCACCATGTAttgaggcattccgtcattgcaagccctTGGTGTgtattgacggcacccatctgtatggcaagtatgggggtGCGTTGTTCGTCGCGATTGCACAGGATGGGAACTCCAACATTCTGCCTGTTGTATTTGCACTGGTTGAGG ataggcataacggcatcaaggctgcgCTTGAGGCTCCCGACGGAGGATGGCTGCCTCCAGCTGCCTACCGTGCATTCTGTATTCGACATGTGGCAGCAAATTTTGCCCTGGCCTTCAAGGGCAAGGATGCAAGGAGGCTGCTTGTGAATGCAGCTTATGCTAAGATTGAGGTGAATttcgattactggtttgatattttgCGGTCTGAAGACCCTGCCATGTGTGAGTGA